One genomic region from Longimicrobium sp. encodes:
- a CDS encoding BsuPI-related putative proteinase inhibitor: MRRILPALLIALAAGAVACRPPAGPAPSAAPPLETSRYTGPLVSSFQVEPAGDSVRFSLQLTNPTTAPVRLSFSSGMTHDFAVREGTRDVWRWSADRSFVQALMSVSLGAGETRSYTEVWRPGAGLRGRRLTAVAWLTSTNHPIQQSTAFALP; this comes from the coding sequence ATGCGCCGCATCCTCCCCGCCTTGCTCATCGCGCTCGCCGCGGGCGCCGTGGCGTGCCGCCCGCCCGCCGGTCCGGCCCCCTCCGCCGCGCCGCCGCTGGAGACGAGCCGCTACACGGGCCCGCTGGTCTCCTCGTTCCAGGTGGAGCCGGCGGGGGACAGCGTGCGCTTCTCCCTGCAGCTCACCAATCCGACCACCGCGCCGGTGCGGCTGAGCTTCTCCAGCGGGATGACGCACGACTTCGCGGTGCGCGAGGGCACGCGCGACGTCTGGCGCTGGTCGGCGGACCGCTCCTTCGTGCAGGCGCTCATGTCCGTGTCGCTGGGCGCGGGGGAGACGCGCAGCTACACGGAGGTGTGGCGTCCCGGGGCGGGGCTGCGTGGCCGGCGGCTGACGGCCGTGGCGTGGCTGACTTCGACCAACCATCCGATCCAGCAATCCACCGCGTTCGCCCTGCCGTGA
- a CDS encoding AtpZ/AtpI family protein codes for MDEPRRTPPNAGKTGAPTPADMAGIGVQFVAVLLAFLFLGKWLDERLGTSPWLLMIGVFLGFGLSLLYIYRRLAIDPKEPRKGGR; via the coding sequence GTGGACGAGCCTCGCCGCACTCCGCCGAACGCCGGGAAGACCGGAGCTCCGACGCCCGCCGACATGGCGGGGATCGGGGTGCAGTTCGTGGCGGTGCTGCTGGCGTTCCTCTTCCTGGGGAAGTGGCTTGACGAGCGGCTGGGCACCTCTCCGTGGCTCCTGATGATCGGGGTGTTCCTCGGGTTCGGGCTCAGCCTGCTGTACATCTACCGGCGGCTGGCCATCGACCCCAAGGAACCGCGCAAGGGGGGAAGATGA